The genomic segment GCCGGCGATCACGCAGATGCCCTGGATGGTCCAGAAGCGGACCACGACCAGGACCTCGGACCAGCCCTTGAGCTCGAAGTGGTGCTGGAGCGGGGCCATGCGGAAGACCCGCTTGCCGGTCAGTTTGAACGAGCCGACCTGGATGACGACCGACAGCGTGATCAGGACGAACAGCCCGCCGAGGATGGCGAGAAGCAGTTCGGTGCGGGAGCAGATGGCGAGGCCGGCGAGGGCGCCGCCGAGCGCCAGGGACCCGGTGTCGCCCATGAAGATCTTGGCGGGCGAGGTGTTCCACCAGAGGAACCCGAAGCAGGCTCCCATCAGCGCGGCGGCGACGACCGCGAGGTCGAGCGGATCGCGCACCTCTATGCAGGAGGCGGGGTCGGTGAGTTCCATGGCGTTGGCGCACGAGTTCTGGAACTGCCACAGACCGATGAAGGTGTAGCCGCCGAAGACCATGACCGACGCGCCGGTGGCGAGCCCGTCCAGACCGTCGGTCAGGTTCACCCCGTTCGACATGGCCAGGATCATGAACAGGGCCCATACGACGAACAGCACCGGCCCGATGGTCCAGCCGAAGTCGGTGACGAACGACAGCTTCAGGGAGGCCGGCGTCTGGCCCCGGTCGTCCGCGAACCGGATGGCGAGAAGGGCGAACACGATGCCGACGATCAGCTGACCGGCCATCTTCGCCCCGGCCCGCAGCCCCAGCGAGCGCCGCTTCACGATCTTGATGTAGTCGTCGAGGAACCCGACCACGCCCATGCCCGCCATCAGGAAGAGCACCAGGGCACCGGGGTACGTCGGGCTCTCACCGGTGATGATTTTGGTCGAGGCGTAGGCCACGAGGGTGGCCAGGATGAAGGCGATACCGCCCATCGTGGGCGTCCCGCGCTTGCCGGCGTGGCCGCGTGGGCCGTCGTCACGGATGAACTGCCCATAGCCCTTTCGGGCCAGCAACTTGATCAGCAGCGGTGTGCCGATCAGCGTCAGGAACAGGCCGATGGCCCCGGCGTACAGGATCTGGTTCATCGGACGGCGGTCTCCCCCTCGGTCGCGTTCGGATACGCGACTGCCTCACCGGTGTCGCTGGTTCTCACGGGCCCCACCCTATGCAGACACCTGATCTTCGTACGGCGGAGGGTAGTTGGCGGCGAGACCGAGGAATGCGAGCGGGTGGCATCGCGCGATGTCCGCGGCGCGATCGCCGGTACTACTCCGCTCCTTTCGAGTCCGAGCACCTGCGCGGAACGAACACCGGCTGCCGGATCTGCTGACGTCGGCCGAGGCCGAGTCACCCGAAACGGTGCTCACGACCTGGCTGTCCCGCGGGGAACATCCGGACCCCTCCGGCGGCGAGTGACCCGTCACCACGGGCGCCGACCGGCCGTCCGGCACGGACCGCATGGCCGCCGCCCCCACCGGCCCACCGCTCGGGCACCCGGCCAGGGCTGAGACACTGCACGTCATGGCCTCCTTCACTCCCGCGCGCGCCCTGCTGATGCTGACCACCGGGCTGACCTGTCTGCTGATGGCGGGCGGTGCCCTGATCGGCGCGCTGATCGGCGGCGGTCTCGTCGCCCTGGGAGCGGCCATGTGCGCCGGGCTCGTCGGCATGGTGGGCTCGCTCGTCGTGCGGCGGCGGGCCATGGCGCACTTCGCCATGGCCCAGCGGCAGGCCGGTCAGCGGGGCTACGCCGAGGGCATCGCGCACGGCGTGCTCATCCATGTGACCGCCTACGAGGCCGCCGTCTTCCCGCGTACCGGGCCGAACGGCGTCAGCCCCGAGGAGCGGGCGGCCCGCCGCACCATCGCCTACCGCATGGCCGCACTCGACGAGGTGCCGCAGCGGGTCCGCGTGGCCGCCGCCGACGCCCTCGCCCTGCTCGACAAGACCGACCGCGAGGGGGCCGAGGAGGCCCTGGCCCGCCTCGCCACCACGGTCCGTCTGGAGTACGCCCGGCCGTGACGCCCGCGCGGCCCCGCGCGGGCGCCCGCCGCTCGAAGCCGAGCGCCGCCGGGCTCAGTGACCGCTGATCGCGCGGGGTGTGTAGGGCCGCTCCAGCTCTTCGGTCTCCTTCTCCGTGAGGGTGATGTCCAGGGAGGCCACGGCGTCGTCGAGGTGGTGGGGCTTGGTCGCGCCGACGATGGGGGCGGTCACGGTGGGCCGGCTCAGCAGCCAGGCGAGGGCGACCCGGGCGCGGGGCACCCCGCGCTCGCCGGCGATACGGGTGACGGCGTCGACGATCTCGCGGTCGCCCTCCTGGTAGAGGGTCCTGCCGAAGTTGTCGGTCTCGGTGCGTGCGGTGACGGTGTCCCAGTCACGGGTGAGGCGACCGCGGGCGAGCGGGCTCCAGGGCAGCGTGGCGACGCTCTGGTCCTCGCACAGCGGGAGCATCTCGCGCTCCTCCTCGCGGTAGAGGAGGTTGTAGTGGTTCTGCATGGACACGAACCGCGTCCAGCCGTTCTGACGGGCGGTGTGCTGCATCTTGGCGAACTGCCAGGCGTACATCGAACTCGCCCCGATGTAGCGGGCCTTGCCCGCCTTCACCACGTCGTGCAAGGCCTCCATCGTCTCCTCGACCGGGGTGTTCGGGTCGAAGCGGTGGATCTGGTAGAGGTCCACGTAGTCGGTGCCGAGGCGCCGCAGGCTGTCGTCGATCTCCGTCATGATCGCCTTGCGGGACAGGCCCCAGGCGTTGGGGCCCTGGTGCATGGCGCCGTTCACCTTGGTCGCGACGACGATCTCCTCGCGCCGGGCGAACTCCGCGAGCGCACGGCCGACGATCTCCTCACTGGTGCCGTCGGAGTAGACGTTCGCGGTGTCGAAGAAGTTGATCCCGGCGTCCAGCGCCTGACGGATCAGCGGGCGTGACGCCTCCTCGTCCAGGGTCCACTCGTGCGTGCCTCGGTCGGGGAGCCCGAAACTCATGCATCCCACACAGATCCGGGACACGTCCAGACCCGTCGAGCCGAGCTTCACGTACTGCATCGTTGCAACTCCTGCCTGTGGGGTGTGCGGCTGCCCAGCGTACGGAAGACCGGATGTGCCGGTGGATCAGATCCGGTAGCGCCGCAGTGCCGGTGTCGCCGTCGCCAGGAGCAGTGCGGCGGCGATGACCAGCAGACCGCCGCCGGCGACGGCCGTCCGGGCGCCGAAGGCCGCGCCGGCGGTGCCGTGCAGGACGTCGGCGAGACGGGGGCCGCCGGCCACGACCACGGTGAAGACGCCCTGCATCCGGCCGCGCATCTCGTCGGTCGCGGCGGACAGCAGGATGGCCCCGCGGAAGATCATGGAGACCATGTCGGCGACCCCGGCGGCGGCGAGGAACAGCACGGCGAACCACAGGCTGGTACTCAGTCCGAAGCCCGTGACGGCCGCGCCCCAGGCCATGACGGCCACGATGACCATGAGGCCGTGTCGGCGGGAGCGGGAGAAGGTGCCCGACATCAGGCCTCCGACGACCGCCCCGACGGGTATCGCGGCGAACAGCAGGCCGAGGGCCAGACCTTCGCCGTAGGGCGCGTACGTGGTGTCGGCCAGCTGGGGGAAGAGGGCGCGGGGCATGCCCAGGACCATCGCGATGATGTCGGCGAGGAAGGACAGCAGGAGCACCTTGTGCAGGGCGATGTAGCGGAAGCCGGCGACGACCTCCCGCCAGCCGGCCCGTCTGGCCCTCGCGGTGTCCAGGGGAGGCAGGGAGGGCAGCTTGTAGACCGCCCAGAGCGTGATGCACAGGGCCAGTGCGTCGATCAGGTACAGCTCGGGCAGGCCGATGACCGGGATGAGGGCGCCGGCGAGCAACGGCCCGGCCACCAGACCGAGTTGCATCACGGTCGAGCCGAGGGCGGCGGCCGCCGCCAGTTCGTCGGCGGGGACCAGCCGGGCCACGGAGGCGTTGCGGGCGGGTGAGTTGAGGCCGAAGAAGGCCTGCTGGAGGGCGAGCAGGGCCATCAGCGCCCACACGGATTCCAGGCCGGTGACGGCCTGGATCCAGAACAGCACCGAGGTGACGGCGATGCCGGTGTTGGTGACCAGCAGCAGGGTGCGGCGGTCCACGCTGTCGGCGACCGCGCCGCCCCACAGCGCGAAGACCACCAGGGGCAGCAGGCCGGCGAGGCTCGCGTAGCCGACCCAGGCGGAGGAGCCGGTGATGTCGTAGATCTGCTTGGGCACGGCGACGGCGGTCAGCTGACTGCCGACGGCCGTGACGATGGTCGAGGACCACAGGCGACGGTAGGCGGGGCGGCGCAGCGGGCGGGTGTCCATCGCCCAGCGGCGCCGGCCCCGGCGAGGTGGCGCCGGTGAGTCGCCCTCCGGTGCCATGTCGTCGCCGGCGCTGCTCTTGGTGGTGTCCACGGGCATCCTGATGCTCGATACATCTTTCGATACGGGCACCACTATCGCGGAGATCGCCACCGCCGGGACAGGCGATTTCGCCGCCGTCTCACATGCTGTCGCCGCACCGGGAACGGCCGGGGCTCACGCTCCGGCGATCAGCATCCCGCCGAGGGCGAGCATCGTCACCGAGACCAGACCGTCGAGGACGCGCCAGGCGGCCGGGCGGGCCAGGAAGCGGCTGAGCAGCCGGGCGCCGAAGCCGAGGGCGGCGAACCAGCACAGGCTGGCGAGCGTGGCGCCCAGGCCGAAGGTCCAGCGCAGGGGCCCGCGGTCGGAGGCGATGGAGCCGAGCAGGAACACGGTGTCGAGGTACACGTGGGGGTTGAGCCAGGTCAGTGCCAGACAGGTGAGGACGGCCCGGCGCCGCGAGCCCGCCGATCCGCTCTCCGCGCGCAGCGCGTCGTCGCCCGGCCGTAGGACGCGGCGGGCGGCCAGGGCGCCGTAGACCAGCAGGAAGCCGCCGCCGACCAGGGCGACCGCGGTCAGCGCGCCCGGCCAGGCGACGACCACCGCACCGACCCCGGCC from the Streptomyces sp. NBC_00310 genome contains:
- a CDS encoding aldo/keto reductase, which translates into the protein MQYVKLGSTGLDVSRICVGCMSFGLPDRGTHEWTLDEEASRPLIRQALDAGINFFDTANVYSDGTSEEIVGRALAEFARREEIVVATKVNGAMHQGPNAWGLSRKAIMTEIDDSLRRLGTDYVDLYQIHRFDPNTPVEETMEALHDVVKAGKARYIGASSMYAWQFAKMQHTARQNGWTRFVSMQNHYNLLYREEEREMLPLCEDQSVATLPWSPLARGRLTRDWDTVTARTETDNFGRTLYQEGDREIVDAVTRIAGERGVPRARVALAWLLSRPTVTAPIVGATKPHHLDDAVASLDITLTEKETEELERPYTPRAISGH
- a CDS encoding MFS transporter, whose protein sequence is MPVDTTKSSAGDDMAPEGDSPAPPRRGRRRWAMDTRPLRRPAYRRLWSSTIVTAVGSQLTAVAVPKQIYDITGSSAWVGYASLAGLLPLVVFALWGGAVADSVDRRTLLLVTNTGIAVTSVLFWIQAVTGLESVWALMALLALQQAFFGLNSPARNASVARLVPADELAAAAALGSTVMQLGLVAGPLLAGALIPVIGLPELYLIDALALCITLWAVYKLPSLPPLDTARARRAGWREVVAGFRYIALHKVLLLSFLADIIAMVLGMPRALFPQLADTTYAPYGEGLALGLLFAAIPVGAVVGGLMSGTFSRSRRHGLMVIVAVMAWGAAVTGFGLSTSLWFAVLFLAAAGVADMVSMIFRGAILLSAATDEMRGRMQGVFTVVVAGGPRLADVLHGTAGAAFGARTAVAGGGLLVIAAALLLATATPALRRYRI
- the mraY gene encoding phospho-N-acetylmuramoyl-pentapeptide-transferase, with translation MNQILYAGAIGLFLTLIGTPLLIKLLARKGYGQFIRDDGPRGHAGKRGTPTMGGIAFILATLVAYASTKIITGESPTYPGALVLFLMAGMGVVGFLDDYIKIVKRRSLGLRAGAKMAGQLIVGIVFALLAIRFADDRGQTPASLKLSFVTDFGWTIGPVLFVVWALFMILAMSNGVNLTDGLDGLATGASVMVFGGYTFIGLWQFQNSCANAMELTDPASCIEVRDPLDLAVVAAALMGACFGFLWWNTSPAKIFMGDTGSLALGGALAGLAICSRTELLLAILGGLFVLITLSVVIQVGSFKLTGKRVFRMAPLQHHFELKGWSEVLVVVRFWTIQGICVIAGLGLFYAGWAAG
- a CDS encoding LysE/ArgO family amino acid transporter, with the translated sequence MTALAAGFGTGLSLIVAIGAQNAFVLRQGLHRAAVLPVVAICALSDALLIALGVAGVGAVVVAWPGALTAVALVGGGFLLVYGALAARRVLRPGDDALRAESGSAGSRRRAVLTCLALTWLNPHVYLDTVFLLGSIASDRGPLRWTFGLGATLASLCWFAALGFGARLLSRFLARPAAWRVLDGLVSVTMLALGGMLIAGA